The stretch of DNA CTATGAGCATAACTAGCTGTAAATGCATCATGTGTAACCATTAATATTGTTGCATTTAAATCTTGATTTAAACTTTCAAATCTTTCAAGTAATAATCTAGCTGATTTTGAATCCAAAGCTCCGGTTGGTTCATCTGCAAGTATTAATGATGGATTTGTAACTATAGCTCTAGCTGATGCTACTCTTTGTTTTTGTCCTCCTGACATTTGATATGGATACTTATTTAAAATTCCTTCTATATCTAAATACTTTGCTACGTCTTTAATTTTCCCATCAATTTCAGAAGTTTTTTCACCTTTAATAGTTAATGATAATGCAATATTTTCATAAGCTGTTAATGTATCTAAAAGGTTAAAATCTTGAAATATAAAACCTAATTCATTCTGTCTAAATTTATCTAGATCTTTTGATTTTAATCTTGTAATATCTTTATCATTTATAATTATCTTTCCTGTAGTTACATTATCTATTGTTGATATACAGTTAAGTAGTGTTGATTTACCACTACCTGAAGGCCCCATTATACCAATAAACTCTCCTTCATCTACACTAAAACTTATATTATCTATAGCCTTTGTAACATTACCTTTATTACCATAAAACTTTTCTATCTTTTCAACATTTAATATATTCTTCACATAACTCACTCCTAATCTTATTTTTATTATTAAAACTCTTTTTATCTATCGCTTAATACAATTATTATTTTACATAAATAAATAAATATCACATATTTATTTACCTTTCAATTGAGTTACATTTTTGTAAGATAAAAAAATTAAATATCTATTACCTTTTCTTCCAAGCTGTTATTAATATTATTAGATAAAATTTTAACCATCTTTACGTATAAATATATACTTATTTCAAAAAATCAAAATCATATCACAGTAAAAGTGTAATCATTAATTACATTGTCATTATAAGTTACACTTTTTATGTAATTATTAATTACACAAATAACTATCAATTGTTAAATTTATAACTTTTACTTAGATATATAACTTGGCATGGAAATTGCTTTAGTATTTTATGTAATAATTTTTGATAAAAGAAAGGATTTTAAAAAATGGATAAAAAAGTTTTTAAAAAAGGTATCATATTTGGTATATTAGTCGGTCTTGCATGGGGACTAGATGGAGTGTTAATGGGTAAGTTAGGAGAAAACCCAATATTTGTCGATAAAATTTTCGCATTAAATTATGGAATATCAGAAACAAGTTTTGAATTCTCACCTCTTGTAACAGCATTCTTCCATGAAGGTTTCTGTTTTATGTGGGTTGCACTATTTTTAGTATTTAGAAAACAACTAAAGCATGTTTTTTATTTACTTTTTAAAACTAAAAAAGGTAAAGCAGCTGCAATTGCAGCTTTAGTAGGTTCTCCAATTGGTATGAGTGCATATCTTTTAGGAATTAAATATGCAACTGCACCATATGCATCAAGTATTTCAGTAATTTATCCTGGAGTTGGAGCAATATTATCATATCTTATATTAAAAGAAAAATTATCACTTAGAGCTGTAATTGGTATTGTAGTAAGTTTACTTGGATCATTTATGTTAGGATTTAACCCTGGAAATGTTCCTCCTACTTTCTTAAAGGGAATATTATTTGCAGTAGTAGCTGTATTTGGTTGGGCTCTTGAAGGAGTTATCATTGGTTTTGCAATGAAACATATAAAAGACGAAGATCATATACAAGCAACACCTCAACAATTCTTAGGACTAAGATATTTTATTTCAATGATTTCATATGCAGTTATAGTATTACCATTAATAAAAGGATACCCACTTGCAGGATACATAGTTCAAAGTGGATTAGTGTTTAAATACGCTGGAATTGCAATACTTGGAACAATAACTTATTTATCATGGTACAAAGCTGTGGATTTAATAGGTGCTGCAATGGGAACTGCTTTAAATAGTACAGCAGCACTTTGGACAATAATTTTTAGTGCAGTATTATTTGGAAATAAAATAACAGGTTCATTAGCATTATGGGGATTTGTAATAGTTCTTGGAGTATTTATATTTGCTATTGATCCAAAATCTTTTTTAAAGAAGAATTAGCAATTTTAAATAGTAAAATTTCAAAGTAAATTTAGTCTATAACTTTTAAGGAGGAGCTTAAATGTTAAAAAAAGAAATAATAGAAAATATGCAAAACATAGTTGATAATTGCATGGGAGATTCAGAGGCTGCTTGTGTTGCTACATGTCCAATGCATACAGATGTAAAAACATACATCAAATTAATTAAAGAAAATGATGGTAAAGGTGCTATAAAAGTTATTAGAGAGAATCTTTTTATTCCAGGAACCCTTGGAAGAATTTGTGCTCATCCCTGTGAAAAGAAATGTAAATGGAATGAAGGTAAAAGTCCTATGGCAATTGCTTCATTAAAAAGATATGCAGCTGATAATTTTGATAATGAAAAT from Clostridium chauvoei encodes:
- a CDS encoding DMT family transporter is translated as MDKKVFKKGIIFGILVGLAWGLDGVLMGKLGENPIFVDKIFALNYGISETSFEFSPLVTAFFHEGFCFMWVALFLVFRKQLKHVFYLLFKTKKGKAAAIAALVGSPIGMSAYLLGIKYATAPYASSISVIYPGVGAILSYLILKEKLSLRAVIGIVVSLLGSFMLGFNPGNVPPTFLKGILFAVVAVFGWALEGVIIGFAMKHIKDEDHIQATPQQFLGLRYFISMISYAVIVLPLIKGYPLAGYIVQSGLVFKYAGIAILGTITYLSWYKAVDLIGAAMGTALNSTAALWTIIFSAVLFGNKITGSLALWGFVIVLGVFIFAIDPKSFLKKN
- a CDS encoding ABC transporter ATP-binding protein codes for the protein MKNILNVEKIEKFYGNKGNVTKAIDNISFSVDEGEFIGIMGPSGSGKSTLLNCISTIDNVTTGKIIINDKDITRLKSKDLDKFRQNELGFIFQDFNLLDTLTAYENIALSLTIKGEKTSEIDGKIKDVAKYLDIEGILNKYPYQMSGGQKQRVASARAIVTNPSLILADEPTGALDSKSARLLLERFESLNQDLNATILMVTHDAFTASYAHRVLFIKDGKIFTELVRSKDTRKEFFNRIIEVITLLGGDDGNVF